DNA from Microbacterium sp. SORGH_AS_0969:
GTGATTCCGGATGCCGACACCTCCCTGCCCCTCCCACCCATCTCGGTCATCTTCGGCCAGGGCGCCACCCTTCGGTCGGCCGAATATTGGCGCTCGGCGGGCGACGACATCATCGGGCGGACCAACACCGGGCACAACGGCGACCCCGCGGCTCTCTCCATCGGCGCGTCCCCGGTAGACGATCCCACCGAGGTGGAGTACTTCTCGAGCTACGGCCCCGTCGTCTGGGCGTTCGGATCGGCCACCGCCGACCCGCCGTCGGCGATCCTCGAGCCGCGGCCCGTGGTGAGCCGACCCGACGTGATCTCGGTCGACCGCGCGCGCAACTCGGTCCTGGGAATGCCCACCGACGATCCGGCGGTGAAGACGTTCGTCGGAACCTCGGCGGCCGCTCCCAACGCCGCCGGCGTCGCCGCGCTGGTGCTGTCGAAGACGCCGGACCTCGGCCAGGAGGGCCTGCGCGCCCTCCTCACCTCGACGGCCACGCCGATGGACGCACCGAACGACTTCGTCTCCGTCGAGAACTCGGTCGGCGCGGGACTCATCAACGCGGAAGCGGCTCTCGCGGCGCTTCCTCCCGTGCCGACCCCGAGCCCGAGCCCCACCCCGACCCCGACTGCCTCCCCGACGAACTCCCCGTCGCCGTCGGCATCCGCGACGACGCCCGTCGCCGCCGGTCCGTCGCGCCTCGCCAACAGCGGAATGGATGCCTCGGCATTACTGCCGCTCGCCATCGGGGCGATCCTGCTCCTCATCGTGGGAGCTGTGGTGGTCATGGTCGTGCGCGTGCGGTCGCGGCGACGCTGAGACCCCGCGCCGTTAGGCTTCGGGTGTGAGTGACGCCGCTGCCCCCTCGAGCCGCACGGCCGTGGTGGCCGCGGCCATCGACCTGTTCGCCGAGCGCGGGTACGACCAGACCTCGGTCGAGCAGATCGCGCAGGCCGCGGGGGTGTCGCGCTCGACGTTCTTCCGGCAGTTCGGCGGCAAAGAAGACGTCGTCTTCGCTGATCACGAAGTTCTGCTCGCCGAGACACGGGCGTACCTCGCCCAGCCGCATGACGACCCGTGGGCGGCGGTGTGCGAAGCGTCGGTGCGGGTGTTCCGGCACTTCGCGGCCGACCCCGAGCTCGCGCGGCGCCGCTACGCGATCGTGCGTCAGGTTCCGGGACTGCGCGACCGCGAGATCATCACGGTGTTCCGCTACGAGCGCCTCTTCGACGAGTACCTGCGCGAAGCGCTCCCCGGGCTCGACCCCCTGGATGCCGTCGGCTTCGCGGCCCTGGTCACCGCGGTGCACAACCACGTGCTGCGCCGGCTCATGCGGGGCGCTCGGGTGCCGGCATCCGTTCTCCGCCGCGCTCTCGACGACGTGCTCCGCCGCTACGGGGTGCACCCCGCCGGCGACGACGCGGCCGGCGACGACCTCATCGTCGCGGCCTTCCCCCGCCGCATGCCCGCGGCCGAGGTGACGCGGCGCCTCCGCGCCTCGCTCGGCGAGTAGCGCGCTCGTTCCCTCGGCGTTGAGTGTCCAAAACACGCCGTAAGGGACGCGTATGTTGCGGCGTGTCCTGGACACTCAACTCCGCACGCGCCGGAGGAACCCCGCCACGGCACGGGCGGCAGGGCCGCGATGTCAGGCGAGGGGCTTCGCGAGGTCCTCGATCACCTCGGCGCCGGGGAGGGATGCCAAGACCTCACCGGGGAGGAACAACTTTGCGCCGCGGATCCCGGCGCCGACGATCGCCCGCGGCAGCGCCGCCACGCGCGCGTCGAGCAGCAGGCGCCACTCGGAAGGGATGCCGAGCGGCGTGATGCCGCCGTACTCCATGCCGGTCTGCGCGACGGCGTCGTCCATCGGGGCGAATGTCGCCTTGCGCGCGTCGAGCAGGCGCCGCACCGCGCCGTTGACGTCGAGGCGGGTCGTCGCCAGGGCGAGACAGGCCGCCGTCGAGGTGACGCCGCCGCGCGTCCCCTGCACGACCAGGCAGTTCGCCGAGATGTCCAGGCTCTGACCGTAGGCCTCGCAGAACGCGGCGGTGTCGGCCAGCGCCGGGTCGATGGCCGCCACGTCGATGCGCGAGGCGGTCGCGGGATCCAGCGCCGCGATCGCCGCCGCGACCGGTGCGGCCAGCAGATCGGGGTTCTCTGTCGCGGGGATGAAGGTCAGCGCGCTCACCCTCGCGACCCTACCGGGCACGCCCCCTCTTCCCCGCGTGATGCCGCCCTCGCCGCACCCCGAGGCACGTGAGTGTCCGAAACACCCGGAGCCGGGCGCGAGGGCGTCCGGGTGTTCTGGACACTCAGCGACCTCCGCAGCCCGATGGGGCGAGATCCTCGCCACGCGGCACAACATCCCGCGCGTGACACCCAGTACCAACCTGAGCGATACTGGGAACCATGACCATCGATGCCGATGCCCGTACGCTGCCCGGCGAGCGCGTCTCGCACTACGATCTGCTCGGCCGCCGCGACACCGACTACTACGGCGTGTTCGCCGACATCCCCGAGGCCGACCGCGCGGTCTGGGATCGCGCGAAGGCCTTCTGCGACGAGGTCGGCACGCGCATGCAGGGCGAATGGGATGCCGCGACCTACCCCGTGGAGCTCCTCCGACGTATGGGCGAACTCGAGCTGTTCACCGACGGCATCGAGCACCCCGACCTGCCGGACTCCTCGCCCCTCGCCGCGGGCCTCGTGAACATGGAGGTGTCGCGCCACGACGGCTCGCTCGCCACGGCCCTCGCGGTGCAGGGCGGTTTGGCGCTGCGCACCCTCGCCCTCTTCGGGTCCCCCGAGCAGCAGGAGCGCTGGCTGAAGCCCCTCGCCGACGGCACGGTCCTCGGCGCGTTCGCGCTGACCGAGCCCGACCACGGCTCCGACTCGGTCTCGCTCGAGACCACCGCGACCCGCGTCCCTTCGACAGGCTCAGGGACCGGTGGGTGGTCGCTCAGCGGCACGAAGAAGTGGATCGGCAACGGCGCCTCCGGGGGCATCACGTTCGTCTGGGCCCGCGTCGACGCCGAGGGTGACGAAGATCACGACAAGGTGCGCTGCTTCCTCGTGGAGCAGGACACCCCGGGATACACGGGCACCGTCATCACCGGCAAGGTGTCGCTCCGTGGCATCCATCAGGCCCACATCGCCATGGACGACGTGCGCCTGGCTCCGGATGCCGTCCTCCCCGGCACTCACACCTTCAAGGACGCGTCGACCGTGCTGTTCGCCACACGGTCGGGGGTCGCGTGGTCGGCCCTGGGTCACGCGACAGCGTGCTACGAGATCGCACGAACGTATGCCACCGAACGCATGCAGTTCGGGAAGCCCCTCGCGAAGTTCCAGATGGTGCAGGAACGCCTCACGCAGATGCTCGACGAACTCACCGCGATGCAGCTGTACTGCCGCCGCCTCGCCGACCTCGAAGCCTCGGGCGGCCTGCGCCCCACGCAGGCATCGCTCGCGAAGTACCACAACACGCGAGCCGCCCGCCGCGTGGCGGCGATCGCTCGCGACCTGCTCGGCGGCAATGGCATCCTGCTCGAGAACGGGGTCATGCAGCACATGGCCGACATCGAGGCCATCCACACGTACGAGGGCACCGAGAGCGTCCAGGCGCTCCTCCTCGGTCGCGACATCACCGGAATGAGCGCGTTCGTCTGACCCCGGATGCCGGGCGCCCGGCGCTTAATCCGCGATCGCGGCCCGCGCAAGCCGCGCGGGCCATGTCGGTGGCTCCCGCTAACGTCGTCGCATGGGCCTGTTCTCTCGTCATCCCGCGCCTCGCGACGCCATCGCCTCCGCCGCGGCAGCGGTCGAGCCGCCGCCGAAGAGCCTGTGGGCCGACGGCTTCGGACGCCTCGCCGTGCGGGCGGTGCAGATCATCGTCGTGGCAATCCTCGTGGCGGGGCTGATCTGGGGCATCCAGCAGGTGACGCTCGTCATCATCCCCCTGATCCTTGCCCTCATCTTCGCCTCCGCATTCGGGCCCGTGACCATGTGGATGCGCAAGAAAGGCGTGCCCTCGGTCCTCGCGACGCTGCTGACCCTCCTCGCCGTCGTCGTCGTCCTCACCGCGCTCGGCTGGCTCGTCGTCAACGCGGTCATCAACCAGTGGGACTACCTGTCGTCACAGGCGACGAAGGGGTTCGAACAGGCTCAGGACTGGTACCACACCCTGCCGTTCGCGGTCTCGCCCGACCAGGTCAACCAGGTCGTTCAGGGCATCCAAGACTTCGTCACGAGCTCGCAGTTCGGTACGGGCGCCCTGGCCGGTGTGAGCGCGATCGCGTCGTTCGTCACCGGTTTCGTGCTGATGGTCGTCATCCTGTTCTTCTTCCTGAAGGACGGTCCGCGCATGTGGGAGTTCGTCCTGCGGCCGTTCCACGGCAGCCACTACGACCGCGCGCGCCGTATCGGCGACAAGACCGTCACGGTTCTCGGCTCTTACGTCCGCGGCACGGCCTCCGTCGCCGCCGTCGACGCGATCGGTATCTACATCGGTCTGCTCATCCTGCAGGTGCCGCTCGCGCTGCCGCTCGCGGTCCTCGTGTTCCTCCTGGCGTTCATCCCGATCGTCGGTGCGGTGACCGCGGGCATCCTCGCCGCGCTCGTCGCTCTCGTCACGAACGGTCCGATCGTCGCGCTGATCGTCGTCGGCGTGGTCGTGCTCGTGAACCAGCTCGAGGGCAACTTCCTCCAGCCCGTCCTCATGGGGCGCACGATGAAGCTGCACTCCTTCGTCGTCCTTGTCGTGCTCGCCGGTGGAACCGCGATCGGCGGCATCCTGGGCACCTTGCTCGCGGTGCCGCTCACCGCCGTCGCGTGGGGCATCATCACCGTCTGGAACGGCCCCGACGAACCTGCCGAGTGGGCGCGCCGCAAGAAGCGCCGGAACCCGGTCCCCCTGGCCGGTGACGAGAGCTCGGACTGACACCATGCCGTACGAGATCCCGGCGCCGATGCTGGCGAAGGCCGTACCGGCGATCCCCGAGCACAGCAAGGTCGAGGGCGGGTTCAGCTACGAGCCCAAATGGGACGGCTTCCGGGCGCTCGTGTCGTGGGACGGTACCGATGTCGAGATCGGCAGCCGCGGCGCGAAGCCTCTCACACGGTACTTCCCCGAGCTCGTCGCGGCCTTCGCCGAAATCCTGCCCGAGCCCTGCCTGATCGACGGCGAGGTGGTCGTCGCGCGCGGCGAGCCCGGCGCGCAGCGCCTCGACTGGGAGGCACTGTCGCAGCGCATCCACCCCGCCGCGTCCCGCGTGACGATGCTCTCGCAAGAGACCCCGGCCATGTTCATCGGGTTCGACCTGCTCGCGCGCGGCGACCGCGATCTACAGTCCGAGCCCTTCTCCGAGCGGCGGGCACAGCTCGAAGATCTGCTCGGCGCGGTCCCCCACCCGGTTCACGTCACGCGGACGACCGACGACCCCGACCTCGCCCGTCGCTGGCTGGCGGAGTTCGAGGGCGCCGGGCTCGACGGTGTCGTCGCCAAGCCCCTCGCCCAGCCGTACGCGCCGAACAAGCGCACGATGTTCAAGATCAAGCACGCCCGCACGGCTGACGTGGTCGCGCTGGGGTATCGCATGCACAAGTCGTGTCAGGGCGTCGGCTCGCTCCTCGTCGGACTCTACGACGACGAAGGGCGGCTGCACGGCGTCGGCGGCGTATCCGCCTGGACCGACAAGCGTCGTCTCGAGCTGATCGACGAGCTCGCCCCCTTGGTGGAGCGGGATGCCGACGGCGAAGCGGTCGTCGGAGAGACCGATCGCTCGCGGTTCTCGGCATCCAAAGATGTGTCCTTCGTCCGGCTGCGCCCCGAGCGCGTCCTCGAGGTGCGCTACGACCAGCTCGAGGGGATGCGCTTCCGCCACACGGTGCAGTTCGAGCGATGGCGCCCCGACCGCGAAGCGCGCTCATGCACCTTCGCACAGCTCGAGACCGTCAACGCGTACGACCTGGGCGGCGTGCTCGACTGAGCCGGCCGCGCGGCAACCGTCGCCCCGCCGCCCCGCCCCTTGGCATGGGTCCCCGCACGTCGCCGACGAACGCTGACGTGCGCCGAATGCATGCGCCGAGCGCCCGCCAGCGTGCATTCGGCGCAGTTCACGGGCCCTCGTTGTGACCAGGGAGGGCTTCAAAGCCCCGCGGGGGGCGGGGCACGCTGAGGGGGTCACGGCCGGACCGGTCGCGGCCCGGGGCTGCGGTGCGGGTGCCGCCGGAGAGGTCTCGGCCGGCGCCACCCCGGGAGGTCACCGGTCGAGGATCACGCCTCGGGTGCCTTCGCGCGCGACGGCTGCACGCGGGGCGGCTCTCCGGGCATCTTCGGGAACTCCGGAGGGAACGGCAGCTCGCCCAGGCCGTTGTCGAGGTCGCGCTGCCACCACTCCAACAGCGTGTCGATGCGGCCGGGATTCGCCGCGAAGTCGGCCCACGGGTCGCCGACGGATGCCAGTCGCTCGGGAATCGTCCGCACCGTGAACGCGCTCGGGTCGAGACCGTCGAGCTCGTCCCATCCGATCGGCGTCGACACGGTCGCGGCGGGCAGGGCGCGCGGCGAGTACGCTCCCGCCATCGTGCGGTCGCGGTTCGCCTGGTTGAAGTCGACGAAGATGCGCTGCCCCCGCTCCTCCTTCCACCAGTTGGTGGTCACGGCATCCGGCATCCGCCGCTCCAACTCCCGGGCCGCGGCGATCACCGCGTGCCGAACGTCGAGGAACTCGTGCGTCGGCTCGATCGGGCAGAACACGTGCAGGCCGCGGTTGCCGCTCGTCTTGATCCAGGCCTCGAGACCCGCCTCGCGCAGCACGGCGCGCAGCTCAAGCGCGGCGGTCACGGCCTCGGAGATGCCCGTGCCCGGCTGCGGATCGAGGTCGATGCGGAGTTCGACGGGGTGATCGGGGTCGCTCGCGAGCGACGCCCACGGATGGAAGACGATCGTGTTCATCTGCGCCGCCCAGACGGCGGTGCCGATCTCGGTGACGATGAGCTGCGGATGCCGCCGCCCGCTGTTGTACGTGACGGTGACCGCCTCCACGAAATCGGGGGCCCCCTTCGGCGGGTTCTTCGAGAAGAAACTCTCACCGCCGATGCCCTCGGGAAAGCGTTCAAGCGAGACAGGGCGATTCCCGTTGGCCGCGAGGAACGGATCGGCGACGGCGAGGAAGTACTCGGCCAACTCGCGCTTGGTGATGCCCACTTCGGGCCACAGCACCCGGTCGGGACTCGACAGCCCGATCTCCCGGTCCCCGTGCGGGCCCGGCGCGGTCAGGGTGATGCGAGGGGATGCCATGCCCCGACGCTAGTGCGCGGGCAGGGCTCGTGTCTGCCCCGTTGCGGTGCGTGGTCGTCGCGTTCCCTCGCTCGAGCCGAGGCGCGGACCATGCGCACTCCTGCTTTCGCGCTCGAGGTGCAGCCAGGCCCCGGGGCAGGGAGGCCCCGAGCATCACGGCAGCCGCCCGCTGTCCACCCCGAGCCCTGGCATCCGGCCGCCCGTACGCTCGAAGGATGACCTCCGCCGCCGCCCGCACCGCCCTCGAGATCGCCGACTGGCGTCGCCGCGTGTTCGCCCTCTACGACGCCGTGCGCGAGGCGGATGACCCCGAGGAGGCGCACGAGCTCTGGCGTATCGAGCGCGACGCACTCTTCGCCGGGCATCCCGCGACGCCTCTGCTCCCCGAGCAGCGTGAGGCGTTCACGGGTCTCCCGCTCGCTCCCTACGACGCGGCGTGGCGGTTCGAAGCGCCGCTGCTCGACGTCGACGAGGCGTCGTTCGTCGCCACGACGGGAACCGACGGCGAAGTCGGCTTCGAACGCATCGGCCGTGTCGACCTGCCGGACACGGGATCCCTCGACGTGTGGCGGCTGACCTCGTACGGCGGGGGCTTGTTCATCCCCGTTCGCGATGCCGCCGCCGGACGCCCCGGCGGGACCTACGGCGGTGGCCGCTACCTCATCGACACGATCAAGGGCGCCGATCTCGGCCGGGGCGCGACCCCGGACACGCTCGTGATCGACTTCAACTTCGCGTACAACCCCTCGTGCGCGTACGACCCGATGTGGGCGTGCCCGCTCGCGCCGGCGGGCAACGTGCTGCCGGTGGCCGTCCCCGTCGGCGAGCTGTACGGGGTCTGACGGCTCCGACGCCCGAGCCCGCGGCATCCGCGCGAGGGCGAAACTCCTGAGGAATGGGCCCTCGCGCGGATGAAACCGCACGCCGAAACCGCTAGTGCGCGGAAGCTCAGGAGTTTCGCACGCGGCGCTCGGGCGCGCGAGGCTCGAACGGCACGGGACGCGCCGGTCCGAGCCCTGACGCACAGCCCGCAGTCGGTCCCGCGCACACCGCGCGAGGACACGCCCCGCGACGACTTACTCCGCGAGCGCCAGAACCGGAGCAAGATCGGCGCGCGACAGACGGATCCACGGACCCGCGGGGTCGACGAGCAGGCCGGTGAGCCCCTCGTCGCTCGCGAGCGCCTTGGCCAGCTGCTCCGCCTTCAACGGCACCGGCTGGTCGCCACGGCCGAGAGCCAGCAGCTCGAGCGGGTGCGAGAACACCTCGAGGAAGCGCTCGCCCGTGGCGGAGCGCGACTCGGCGACGCCGACCGCTCCGCCCTCTTCGGTCTGGTTCACCGCGATCCAGAGCGGGACACCGTCGACGATCGCCGAGACGATCGCGGATGCCGTGTCGTCGGTGCGCTTCTCGCTGAGCGCGGTCTTGACGCGCAGCTGCTCGTCGGCCTCGCCGACCATGCGCTCCAGCAGCGCCGCCGGGAGCACCGCACGGGCGTCGTCGGAGGCCGGGTCGAGAACGATTCCGGCGTACGGACCACCGAGGACGTGGCGCAGGAGAGCCATGATCGGCTGCCCCATCGCGGAGGTGTCGCGGTCGCCGTCGGCCTCGACGCTCTTGCTGAGCGCCTGGCCGCTGCTGTAGGCGAGGACGAGCTGTTCGTCTCCGCGGGTGGCAATCGCGAGAGGGAGGTCCTTGCCCGCGGCGAGAAGAGCGCGTGCGTCGCCCTTCACGCGCAGGAAGACGTGTCCCTGCAGCAACTGACGAGCGACGTTCAGCAGCTGGGGAGGCTCGGGCTGGCCCTTGATCTCTGCCAGCGCTGTCGCGAGGAGCGCGTTGTCGCGCAGGCCCGGAATCGACTCGAAGCCTTCAGGCGCCTCCATCGGGCCCGGCTGCCGCGCCGACGGACGTGCCGCGACAGGCGGCGTCGAGGGGGTCTCGGGAGCGGCACCGACCCCGCGGAACGAAGAGGTCGAGATGGTGACGTTCGGGGTGGGTGCGGCGGCGGCTTCGGTGCCGGCGTCCGCGGAATCGGTGGCGTCGCTTGGACCGGCCGGGTCGACGGGCTGCTCGCCCGGTTCGATCGTGGTGTCGGCGCGGTCGTCGGACTTGTTTCGGCGCGAGAAAAGAGCCATTGGGCCAGCCTAGCCGCGTGCCTTCTTCTCGCGTCGCCCCCGGGTGAACTCGGAGGTGACCCTCCGGCTAGAGCTTGGTGATCGGCGCGATCTTGATCAGCAGCTTCTTCGGGCCGACGGTGTCGAAGCGCACGTGCGCGACGCGTTTCGCTCCCTCGCCCGTCACGGCATCCACACGACCTTCACCGAAGTCGTCGTGACGGATGCGATCACCCGATGCCAGGACCATGTCGCCGTTGTCGCGAACCTTCGCGGGAATGCGGTTGGGGAACTTGCTCGGGTCGGCCGGCGCGCGCTTCGGCAGCGGGACGAGGTCGTCTCCGTAGCGGCTTCCGCCCCCGCTCTGACCCGGGCGGCGGCCGCGCGCATTCAGCGCGCGCGACTGCGACCCACCTCGACCGTTGACGTCGCCCGGAGACTGGCGCCAGTCGATGAGGTCGGCCGGGATCTCTTGCAGGAAACGGCTCGGCATCGCCACTGTGACCTCGCCGAACTGCGCGCGGGTCATCGCGAGCGACACGTGCAGACGCTTACGCGCGCGCGTGATGCCGACGTAGAAGAGTCGCCGCTCCTCCTGAGGACCACCGGGCTCGTTCGCCGAGATCCGGTGCGGGAGCAGGTCTTCCTCGACACCGGTCAGGAAGACGGCGTCGTATTCGAGGCCCTTTGCGGTGTGCAGGGTCATGAGAGACACCGAGCCGGACGCGTCGTCGAGGTCGTCGGCATCCGCCACCAGCGTCACCTCGGTGAGGAAGTCGATGACCGTTCCCTCGGGGTTGTTCCGCGCGAACTCACGCGTGACCGCGATGAGCTCATCGAGGTTCTCGAGGCGGGCCTCGTCTTGCGGGTCTTTGCTGGCGCGGAGGGCGTCGAAGTACCCGCTCTTGTTGAGCAGCAGCGTGAGCCCCTCGGTGACCGAGGTCGAGGGGGCGAGCTCTCCGGATGCCGGGAGCATGATCGCTGTGGCCTCGGTGAGCACCGCGTCGAGCTGGTCGATCGCCTTCTGGAGCTTAGGCCCGACGCCGATCTGCGCGGAGTTGGCCAGGGCGTCACGGAAGGTGATGTCGTGTTCGGCGGCGTAGCGCGCGATGGCCGTCTCGGTCACGTCGCCGATACCGCGTCGCGGGCGGTTCAGGATGCGGCGGACCGCCATGCCGTCGGCGGGGTTCGCGACGGCGACCAGGTAGGCGAGCGCGTCTTTGATCTCGGCGCGCTCGTAGAACTTCGTGCCGCCCATGATCTTGTACGGCACGGCCGAGCGGATGAAGATTTCTTCGAGCGCACGCGACTGCGAGTTGGTGCGGTAGAAGACCGCGATGCCGGAGTAGTCGACGCCCTTCTTGTGCAGCGCCTCGATCTCGTCGGCGACGAACTGCGCCTCGTCGTGCTGCGAGTAGCCGGTGAAGCCGATGATCGGGTCGCCCGCCCCGACGTCGGTCCAGAGCTTCTTGTCTTTGCGGTCGAAGTTGTTCGCGATGACCGCGTTGGCCGCCGACAGGATGTTCTGGGTCGAACGGTAGTTCTGCTCGAGCAGCACGACCTTCGCGCCCGGGTAGTCGCGCTCGAACTCGCTGATGTTGCGGATGTCAGCGCCGCGGAAGGCGTAGATCGACTGGTCGGAGTCACCGACGACGGTAAGCGACGCGGCGCCCCCGTCGGTCCCTGAGCCTGTCGAGGGGTCGGCGTCGAAGATCATCATGCCGCCGGACGAGAACGGCTCGGCGTCGGAGCCGACGGGCCGCGTGAGCTCGTGGATCAGCGCGTACTGCGCGTGGTTGGTGTCCTGGTACTCGTCGACCAGGATGTGGCGGAATCGCTTGCGGTAGCGGTCGGCCACCTGCGGGAACGCACGGAAGAGATAGACGGTCTGGGCGATCAGGTCGTCGAAGTCGAAGGCGTTGGCCCGCTGCAGCTCGCGCTGGTACGACGAGAAGATCTCGACGAAGATGCGCTCGGCGGGGTCGCTCATGTTGGCCGATCGCGCATACGATTCCGCGTCGGCGAGCTCGTTCTTGAGCTTCGAGATGCGGCTCTGCGTGCCGGCG
Protein-coding regions in this window:
- the ligD gene encoding non-homologous end-joining DNA ligase; the encoded protein is MASPRITLTAPGPHGDREIGLSSPDRVLWPEVGITKRELAEYFLAVADPFLAANGNRPVSLERFPEGIGGESFFSKNPPKGAPDFVEAVTVTYNSGRRHPQLIVTEIGTAVWAAQMNTIVFHPWASLASDPDHPVELRIDLDPQPGTGISEAVTAALELRAVLREAGLEAWIKTSGNRGLHVFCPIEPTHEFLDVRHAVIAAARELERRMPDAVTTNWWKEERGQRIFVDFNQANRDRTMAGAYSPRALPAATVSTPIGWDELDGLDPSAFTVRTIPERLASVGDPWADFAANPGRIDTLLEWWQRDLDNGLGELPFPPEFPKMPGEPPRVQPSRAKAPEA
- a CDS encoding acyl-CoA dehydrogenase family protein, translated to MTIDADARTLPGERVSHYDLLGRRDTDYYGVFADIPEADRAVWDRAKAFCDEVGTRMQGEWDAATYPVELLRRMGELELFTDGIEHPDLPDSSPLAAGLVNMEVSRHDGSLATALAVQGGLALRTLALFGSPEQQERWLKPLADGTVLGAFALTEPDHGSDSVSLETTATRVPSTGSGTGGWSLSGTKKWIGNGASGGITFVWARVDAEGDEDHDKVRCFLVEQDTPGYTGTVITGKVSLRGIHQAHIAMDDVRLAPDAVLPGTHTFKDASTVLFATRSGVAWSALGHATACYEIARTYATERMQFGKPLAKFQMVQERLTQMLDELTAMQLYCRRLADLEASGGLRPTQASLAKYHNTRAARRVAAIARDLLGGNGILLENGVMQHMADIEAIHTYEGTESVQALLLGRDITGMSAFV
- a CDS encoding SseB family protein produces the protein MALFSRRNKSDDRADTTIEPGEQPVDPAGPSDATDSADAGTEAAAAPTPNVTISTSSFRGVGAAPETPSTPPVAARPSARQPGPMEAPEGFESIPGLRDNALLATALAEIKGQPEPPQLLNVARQLLQGHVFLRVKGDARALLAAGKDLPLAIATRGDEQLVLAYSSGQALSKSVEADGDRDTSAMGQPIMALLRHVLGGPYAGIVLDPASDDARAVLPAALLERMVGEADEQLRVKTALSEKRTDDTASAIVSAIVDGVPLWIAVNQTEEGGAVGVAESRSATGERFLEVFSHPLELLALGRGDQPVPLKAEQLAKALASDEGLTGLLVDPAGPWIRLSRADLAPVLALAE
- a CDS encoding ATP-dependent DNA ligase; protein product: MPYEIPAPMLAKAVPAIPEHSKVEGGFSYEPKWDGFRALVSWDGTDVEIGSRGAKPLTRYFPELVAAFAEILPEPCLIDGEVVVARGEPGAQRLDWEALSQRIHPAASRVTMLSQETPAMFIGFDLLARGDRDLQSEPFSERRAQLEDLLGAVPHPVHVTRTTDDPDLARRWLAEFEGAGLDGVVAKPLAQPYAPNKRTMFKIKHARTADVVALGYRMHKSCQGVGSLLVGLYDDEGRLHGVGGVSAWTDKRRLELIDELAPLVERDADGEAVVGETDRSRFSASKDVSFVRLRPERVLEVRYDQLEGMRFRHTVQFERWRPDREARSCTFAQLETVNAYDLGGVLD
- a CDS encoding AI-2E family transporter, yielding MGLFSRHPAPRDAIASAAAAVEPPPKSLWADGFGRLAVRAVQIIVVAILVAGLIWGIQQVTLVIIPLILALIFASAFGPVTMWMRKKGVPSVLATLLTLLAVVVVLTALGWLVVNAVINQWDYLSSQATKGFEQAQDWYHTLPFAVSPDQVNQVVQGIQDFVTSSQFGTGALAGVSAIASFVTGFVLMVVILFFFLKDGPRMWEFVLRPFHGSHYDRARRIGDKTVTVLGSYVRGTASVAAVDAIGIYIGLLILQVPLALPLAVLVFLLAFIPIVGAVTAGILAALVALVTNGPIVALIVVGVVVLVNQLEGNFLQPVLMGRTMKLHSFVVLVVLAGGTAIGGILGTLLAVPLTAVAWGIITVWNGPDEPAEWARRKKRRNPVPLAGDESSD
- a CDS encoding TetR/AcrR family transcriptional regulator yields the protein MSDAAAPSSRTAVVAAAIDLFAERGYDQTSVEQIAQAAGVSRSTFFRQFGGKEDVVFADHEVLLAETRAYLAQPHDDPWAAVCEASVRVFRHFAADPELARRRYAIVRQVPGLRDREIITVFRYERLFDEYLREALPGLDPLDAVGFAALVTAVHNHVLRRLMRGARVPASVLRRALDDVLRRYGVHPAGDDAAGDDLIVAAFPRRMPAAEVTRRLRASLGE
- a CDS encoding ATP-dependent helicase, translating into MTDASTPLIVGGPAPSDVRPDADLLQGLNGPQREAVTYRGQALLIVAGAGSGKTSVLTRRIASLLRTREAYPSQILAITFTNKAAGEMRERVHQLIGQKADGMWISTFHSACVRILRREAEQFGFTKAFTIYDSGDSRALIKRLVKEHEGDSFGLTPAGTQSRISKLKNELADAESYARSANMSDPAERIFVEIFSSYQRELQRANAFDFDDLIAQTVYLFRAFPQVADRYRKRFRHILVDEYQDTNHAQYALIHELTRPVGSDAEPFSSGGMMIFDADPSTGSGTDGGAASLTVVGDSDQSIYAFRGADIRNISEFERDYPGAKVVLLEQNYRSTQNILSAANAVIANNFDRKDKKLWTDVGAGDPIIGFTGYSQHDEAQFVADEIEALHKKGVDYSGIAVFYRTNSQSRALEEIFIRSAVPYKIMGGTKFYERAEIKDALAYLVAVANPADGMAVRRILNRPRRGIGDVTETAIARYAAEHDITFRDALANSAQIGVGPKLQKAIDQLDAVLTEATAIMLPASGELAPSTSVTEGLTLLLNKSGYFDALRASKDPQDEARLENLDELIAVTREFARNNPEGTVIDFLTEVTLVADADDLDDASGSVSLMTLHTAKGLEYDAVFLTGVEEDLLPHRISANEPGGPQEERRLFYVGITRARKRLHVSLAMTRAQFGEVTVAMPSRFLQEIPADLIDWRQSPGDVNGRGGSQSRALNARGRRPGQSGGGSRYGDDLVPLPKRAPADPSKFPNRIPAKVRDNGDMVLASGDRIRHDDFGEGRVDAVTGEGAKRVAHVRFDTVGPKKLLIKIAPITKL
- a CDS encoding DUF1684 domain-containing protein, producing MTSAAARTALEIADWRRRVFALYDAVREADDPEEAHELWRIERDALFAGHPATPLLPEQREAFTGLPLAPYDAAWRFEAPLLDVDEASFVATTGTDGEVGFERIGRVDLPDTGSLDVWRLTSYGGGLFIPVRDAAAGRPGGTYGGGRYLIDTIKGADLGRGATPDTLVIDFNFAYNPSCAYDPMWACPLAPAGNVLPVAVPVGELYGV
- a CDS encoding YbaK/EbsC family protein, with protein sequence MSALTFIPATENPDLLAAPVAAAIAALDPATASRIDVAAIDPALADTAAFCEAYGQSLDISANCLVVQGTRGGVTSTAACLALATTRLDVNGAVRRLLDARKATFAPMDDAVAQTGMEYGGITPLGIPSEWRLLLDARVAALPRAIVGAGIRGAKLFLPGEVLASLPGAEVIEDLAKPLA